GCTTTACGCGGACCTTTACGAGTACGAGCATTCGTTTTAGAACGCTGTCCACGTACAGGCAAGCTGCGACGGTGACGAAGACCACGATAACAACCAAGGTCCATTAGACGCTTGATGCTCATAGATACTTCACGACGTAAATCACCTTCAACAGTGAAATTTGCTACTTCAGTACGAAGAGCTTCGATTTGTGTTTCATCCAGATCTTTAAGCTTTGTTGATTCAGCAATACCAGCCGCTGCACAAATTGTGCGCGACGTAGTTTTACCAATACCAAAGATAGCAGTTAATGCGATAACTGCATGCTTGTGATCAGGAACGTTAATGCCAGCGATACGGGCCACTATGCACTCCTTATAAGTTAACGATTCATTTGCGAAAAGCCCGGTAGGATACTCTACAAATGAGAATTTATCAAACAAAACAAAGCTTAGATAACAAAGTTATCTAAGCCATTGATATCCAAAATCAATCTTTTAGCCTTGGCGTTGTTTATGCTTTGGCTCTACACAGATAACACGCACCACACCGTGACGCTTGATAACTTTGCAGTTACGACAGATTGCTTTAACGGATGCACGAACTTTCATTGCAACACTCCGTAGTTAATATAACTTTTAGATTCGGTTACTTGCCGTAATCTTTCAAGTTAGCTTTTTTCAAGACAGAATCATATTGATTAGACATCAAATGAGTCTGTACCTGTGCCATAAAGTCCATGATAACAACAACAATAATTAATAACGAAGTACCACCGAAGTAGAACTGCGTATTCATTGCTACCATCATAAACTCGGGAATCAAACAGATAAAGGTAATATATAACGCACCTGCTAATGTCAGGCGAGTCATCACTTTATCAATATAACGTGACGTTTGTTCTCCGGGACGTATACCTGGAATAAAGGCACCGCTTTTTTTCAAATTATCTGCTGTTTCACGTGGATTAAACGTAAGTGCAGTATAAAAGAAACAAAAGAAGATGATTGCTGCTGCATATAACATCATATGCAACGGTTGTCCTGGCTGTAGCGCCAATGAAACATCCGATAACCAGCTTAAACCTTCAGACTGACCAAACCACTGCGCGATTGTACCAGGAAATAAGATAACACTCGAGGCAAATATTGCAGGAATTACACCCGCCATATTTAATTTTAATGGCAGATGAGTACTTTGAGCCGCAAAAACTTTACGCCCTTGTTGACGTTTAGCGTAATTAACAACGATACGTCGTTGACCACGTTCAACAAAAACAACAAATGCCGTTGTCGCAAAAACGATAACGATTAATGCTAATAGCGCTAAAAGATGAAGTTCACCTTGACGCGCTTGCTCTGCTGTTTGCCCAATTGCTTGAGGCAAACCTGCAACTATACCCACAAAGATAATGATAGAAATACCATTACCTATACCGCGTTCTGTAATTTGTTCACCTAGCCACATCAAGAACATGGTTCCTGTTACTAGACTTACAACAGCCGTAATATAAAAACTAAGACCTGGATTTTCAACCAGACCTGGCATCATACTCGGCAAACCAGTCGCAATACCAATTGCTTGGAATGTACCTAAAACTAAAGTACCGTAACGCGTGTATTGATTTATCTTACGTCGACCAGACTCACCCTCTTTTTTTAGCTCAGCTAAAGGAGGATGAACAACGGTCAACAATTGGATAATAATCGATGCCGAAATATACGGCATAATACCCAACGCAAAGATAGATGCACGCGAAAGTGCACCACCAGAGAACATGTTAAACATTTCAATGATGGTACCCTTCTGCTGCTCAAATAGATTAGCTAGTACAGCGGCGTCAATACCAGGAATGGGAACAAAAGAGCCTGCACGGAACACTAAAATAGCCCCTAAAACAAACAATAGTCGTGTTTTAAGTTCACTTAAGTTACTGCCCTGTACCGCTTTAGGATCTAATCCTGGTTTCTTAGCCATTATCTATTATTCCTTGATTGTTCCGCCCGCAGCTTCAATAGCAGCACGAGCACCTTTCGTTACACGAAGGCCTTCAACTGTTACTGAGCGAGAGATTTCACCAGACAAAACTACTTTTGCAAACTTAACTGTGTTTACAAGTAGTCCGGCCTGTTTCAACGTATCAATAGTTACTACATCACCTTCTACTTTAGCGATTTCGTTCAAACGAACTTCTGCGCTAACTAGAGATTTACGTGAAGTAAAACCAAATTTTGGTAAACGTTGTTTTAAAGGCATTTGACCGCCTTCAAAACCTGGACGTACTTTACCGCCTGAACGAGACTTTTGACCTTTGTGACCACGGCCACCAGTTTTGCCTAATCCAGAACCGATACCACGGCCTACACGTTTAGCAACAGGCTTCGAACCTGCTGCTGGAGATAGAGTATTTAGTTTCATAATTACCCCTCAACCTTAACCATGTAGTAAACTTTATTAACCATACCACGTACTGCAGGAGTATCTTCTAACTCTACAGTATGACCGATACGACGCAGGCCAAGACCTGTTAACGTTGCACGGTGTTTTGGTAAACGGCCAATTGCACTTTTGGTTTGGGTTATTTTAATCGTTTTAGTAGCCATGCTTAATTACCCCAGAATATCAGTAACGTTTAGACCACGCTTAGCTGCAATTTGCTCTGGAGAATTCATATTCTCTAGTGCATCAAGCGTAGCGCGAACAACGTTAATTGGGTTAGTTGAGCCGTAAGCTTTAGCTAGTACGTTATGTACGCCAACAACTTCTAATACGGCACGCATTGCACCACCTGCGATGATACCAGTACCTTCAGATGCTGGTTGCATGTACACCTTAGAACCAGAATGACGGCCCTTAATAGGATGTTGCAGAGTGTTACCTTTTAATTGGATTTCGCTGATATTGCGACGTGCTTTTTCCATAGCTTTTTGAATAGCTGCAGGAACTTCACGTGCTTTACCGTAGCCAAAACCAACACGACCACTACCATCACCAACTACTGTTAGTGCTGTAAAGCTAAAGATGCGACCACCTTTAACTACTTTTGAAACTCGGTTTACTGCGATTAGCTTTTCGTTCAGATCACCGGTTTGAGATTCTACTTTTGCCATCATCATTACCCTTAGAACTGAAGACCAGCTTCACGAGCTGCTTCAGCTAGTGCTGCTACGCGGCCGTGGTATTGGAAACCGCTACGGTCGAAAGAAATTTTGCTAATTCCTTTTTCGATCGCGCGTTCTGCTACTAATTTACCAATTAGTTGAGCAGCTTCTTTATTACCACCGTTGCTAACTTGTGCACGCACTTCTTTTTCTAATGTAGAAGCGCTTGCTACGACTTGTGCGTCTGCTGTAATTACCTGCGCGTAAGTATGGCGAGGTGTACGGTTGATCACAAGACGAGTGGCACCAAGATCTTGTAATTTCTTACGTGTGCGAGTAGCACGACGAAGACGAGATGCTTTCTTATCCATAGTCTTACCTTACTTTTTCTTCGCTTCTTTACGACGCACATTTTCGTTAGCGTAACGAACACCTTTACCTTTATAAGGCTCTGGTGGACGGAATGCACGAATCTCTGCAGCTATTTGACCCACTTGTTGTTTGTCAACACCTTCAATAGTTAGTTCTGTTTGGCTAGGAGCCGCTGCAGAAATACCTTTTGGTAATGTATAAACAACAGGATGAGAAAAACCTAATGTTAGGTTGATATCTTGGCCGTTAACTTGAGTACGGTAACCAACACCTTGAAGAAGAAGAGTCTTCTTAAAGCCTTCTGATACACCGATAATCATGTTATTAACATTTGCACGTGCAGTACCTGCTTGTGCCCATGCACCTTGAACACCTTCAACAGGTCCAAAGGATACAACGCCATCTTCAAGTTTAACTACCACAGCATCATGAAGAGTACGAACTAATTCGCCTTTACCACCTTTTACAGTGATCTCTTGACCGTTTACTTTAACTTCTACGCCAGCAGGAACAGTAATCGGTGCCTTAGCTATACGAGACATAGATTACTCCTTAAGATACGTAACAGATGATTTCACCACCGATACACGCTTTACGCGCTGCACGGTCAGTCATAACACCTTGAGAAGTTGAAACAATCGCGATACCTAAACCAGCCATAACCTTAGGAAGATCGTTCGCACCTTTATAGATACGTAGACCTGGACGGCTAACTCGTTTTAAAGTATCGATAACTTTTTTGCCTTCGAAGTATTTTAACGTAACTTCTAATTCAGGCTTTGTGTCACCAGCAACAACGTAATCAGTAATATAACCTTCAGCTTTTAACACAGCTGCAATAGCAACTTTTTGTTTAGAAGAAGGCATCTTTACAGATACTTTGTTTGCTGCTTGACCGTTACGAATACGCGTAAGCATATCCGAAATAGGATCTTGCATGCTCATAACTATTTACTCCGTGATTTAATTGATTACCAGCTAGCTTTTTTCAAGCCAGGGATTTCTCCGCGCATCATATGCTCACGAACCTTAATACGGCTCATGCCAAATTTACGAAGATAACCATGTGGACGACCAGTTACGTTACAACGATTACGTTTACGTACTGGACTTGAATCACGAGGTAGCGTTTGAAGCTGTAACACTGCACTCCAACGATCTTCGTCAGATGTGTTTACATTACTAATAGTAGCTTTTAAAGCCGCACGTTTTTCTGCGAATTTACAAACTAGCTTCGCACGTTTTACTTCACGCGCTTTCATTGATTGTTTAGCCATAACCTACACCTTACTTACGGAATGGGAAGTTAAAGGCAGTCAGCAATGCACGCCCTTCTTCGTCAGTCTTAGCTGATGTTGTAATTGTGATATCTAAACCACGTACTTTATCAACTTTATCGTAATCGATTTCAGGGAAAATGATTTGCTCACGTACACCCATACTGTAGTTACCACGACCATCAAATGACTTAGCATTTAGGCCACGGAAATCTCGTACACGAGGAATAGCGATTGTTACCAAACGCTCAAAAAATTCCCACATACGAACACCACGTAGAGTGACTTTACAACCAATCGGGTAGCCTTCACGAATTTTGAAGCCAGCCACAGAGCGGCGCGCTTTAGTGATAACAGGCTTTTGACCTGAGATAGCAGCCATATCAACAGCAGCATTCTCAAGCACTTTTTTATCAGCCAGTGCTTCACCAACACCCATATTAAGGGTGATTTTCTCTATTCGAGGGACTTGCATGACAGACGTATAGCCGAATTGCTTTTGCAAATCAGACACCACGTTGTCTTTATAGAAATCATGCAGTTTCGCCATCGTAAACTCCAGTTACTTCACAAGTTCATTATTAGATTTGAAAAAACGTACTTTCTTTCCGTCTTCATCTCTAAATCCAACACGATCCGCTTTACCCGTTGTAGGGTTAAGGATCGCAACATTTGATATTTGTATCGGTGCTTCTTGTTCAATAATACCACCAGTTACACCCGCTTGCGGGTTTGGCTTTTGGTGTTTCTTGACCGTATTTACACCTTCAATAATTACTTTACCGTTAGTTAAAACTTTAGAAATTTTTCCAGTTTTACCTTTATCTTTACCGGTAATAACAATTACTTCATCGTCACGTTTAATTTTTGCTGCCATATCGGTTCCTTACAGTACTTCCGGCGCCAGTGAAACAATCTTCATAAAATTGTCATTACGAAGTTCACGAGTTACAGGGCCAAAGATACGTGTACCGATAGGTTGGTTATTTGCATTCAGCATAACCGCAGCATTGCGGTCAAAACGAATTACAGAACCATCGGGACGACGTACACCTTTTCTGGTACGCACAACCACAGCTGAATGAACATCACCTTTTTTAACTTTACCGCGAGGAATTGCTTCCTTCACAGATACTTTGATGATGTCACCGATTGCTGCATAACGGCGATGCGAGCCACCAAGGACCTTAATACACATTACGCGTCGGGCGCCTGAATTATCGGCGACATCCAGCACACTTTGCATTTGGATCATTACAGTGCTCCGCTATTTTACTATTAAATACTCTCTAAGGAGTTGTGTTCCCTTTATTCAGGGAGCGGCATCATACCACCAACTTTCAAAGAAAGATAGTCTAAAAAAACGGCATCCGAAAAGGACGCCGTTTATACACGTGTAAACGAGGCTTAAAATTAAGCTTTGCTTACGATTTCTACCAATGTCCAAGACTTAGTCTTAGATAGTGGACGGCATTCGCTGATTAAAACAACGTCACCTTCACCACATTGATTTGTTTCATCATGCGCATGTAACTTAGTCGTGCGTTTAATGAATTTTCCGTATAACGGGTGCTTCACTTTACGTTCGATAGCAACAACGATAGATTTATCCATCTTTGCACTGATTACTTTCGCTTGAAGAGTACGAGTTGTAGATTCGCTCATTACGCACCTGCCTTCTGATTTAATACTGTCTTAACACGGGCGATGTTACGACGCACTTCTTTGATTGAGTGCGGCTTTTCTAACTGACCAGTGTTTAACTGCATACGTAATTCAAATTGAGTACGTAATAAGTTAAGAAGTTCAGCATTAAGCTCTTCAACACTTTTTTCTTTTAGTTCGTTAGCTTTCATTACATCACCTTACGAGTTACGAAAGTTGTTGCCACAGGCAGTTTAGCAGCTGCTAGAGCAAATGCTTCACGAGCCAATGATTCTGGAACACCTTCCATTTCATAAAGAACTTTACCTGGTTGAGTTTGAGCAACCCAATATTCCACGTTACCTTTACCTTTACCTTGACGAACTTCTAACGGTTTGCCAGTAATCGGTTTATCAGGAAACACGCGGATCCAGATTTTACCTTGACGTTTAACATGACGAGTCATTGCACGACGTGCTGCTTCGATTTGACGAGCAGTAATTCGACCACGACCGACAGCTTTTAATCCAAATTCGCCAAAGCTTACTTCCGCACCTTTCGAAAGACCGCGGTTACGGCCTTTGTGCATTTTACGGAACTTCATACGTTTTGGTTGCATCATTAGCGTATCTCCTACTTACCGCGGCTTTTGCGCTTTGGTTTAGATGGCTGTTGTTCTGTTTCTTGTGGCAATAAACCACCTAGAACTTCACCTTTAAAGATCCAAACCTTAACACCGATGATACCGTAAACAGTCAACGCTTCTGAAGTAGAGTAATCGATATCTGCGCGAAGAGTATGTAGAGGTACACGACCTTCACGATACCACTCAGCACGTGCGATTTCTGCACCACCTAAACGACCACTTACTTGAACTTTAATGCCTTTTGCGCCAAGACGCATAGCATTTTGTACCGCACGCTTCATAGCACGACGGAACATTACACGACGCTCTAACTGAGAAGAGACTGAGTCTGCTACTAGTTTTGCATCAAGTTCAGGTTTACGAACTTCTGAAATATTGATCTGCGCTGGAACACCTGCCATTTTAGCAATTGCTGAGCGTAGTTTTTCAACATCTTCGCCTTTCTTACCAATTACAACACCTGGACGTGCAGTGTGAATAGTCACACGAACACTTTTCGCTGGGCGCTCAATTGTAATCTTAGACAAAGAAGCATTTTTTAGCTTTTCAGTTAAGAATTTACGAATTTGAAAATCACTATATAAGTTATCTGCAAAATCTTTTGTGCCGGCATACCAGGTAGAGCTAAATGGCTTAGTGATACCTAGGCGAATACCGTTAGGATGAACTTTCTGTCCCATTGTTTAACCCCTGTCTGATACCACTACTGTGATGTGGCAAGAACGCTTCATTATACGATCGGCACGGCCTTTCGCACGAGGCATGATGCGTTTCATTGTTGGGCCTTCATCAACACAAATTTTTGTGATGTATAGCTCATCAATGTCTGCGCCTTCATTATGCTCAGCGTTTGCGGTTGCAGAATCTACAACTTTTTTAATCAATACTGCAGCTTTCTTAGGGCTGTATGATAAAAGTTCTAGTGCTTTTTCTACTGATAGACCACGTACTTGATCTGCTACCAAACGCGCTTTCTGAGCTGAAGAACGAGCAAATAAATGTTTAGCTAAAGCTTCCATAAATACCTCTATTTCTTCGCTTTCTTATCCGCGACATGGCCACGGTAAGTACGAGTTGGTGCAAATTCACCCAGTTTGTGACCGACCATTTCATCAGTTACAAATACTGGCACGTGTTGACGCCCGTTATGGACAGCGATGGTCAGACCAATCATATCTGGAATGATCATTGAACGACGAGACCAAGTCTTAATTGGCTTTTTCTCACCGTTTTCCATCGCTTTCTCTACCTTCTTCAGCAAGTGTAGGTCAATGAATGGACCCTTCTTGAGAGAACGTGGCATGGCGATACCTCTGCTTATTTCTTGTTGCGACGACGAACAATGTACTGATCAGTACTCTTGTTCTTACGAGTTTTGTAGCCTTTAGTTGGCATACCCCAAGGAGAAACAGGATGACGACCACCCGATGTTCTACCTTCACCACCACCATGTGGGTGATCTACTGGGTTCATTACAACACCACGAACGGTAGGACGAACACCACGCCAACGCGTAGCACCAGCTTTACCTAATTGGCGTAGCATATGTTCTGCATTACCAACTTCACCGATTGTTGCACGACACTCAGCAGGGATTTTACGCATTTCACCACTACGTAAACGTAGTGTAACGTAAGCACCATCACGAGCTATAATTTGGCTGTATGCACCAGCTGAACGTGCAATTTGTGCACCTTTAGCAGGTTTCATTTCTACAGCGTGTACTGTTGTACCTACTGGAATGTTACGCATCGGTAAGCAGTTACCTACTTTGATTGATGCATCTTCACCAGATTGGATTACATCACCAGCAACTAAGCCTTTTGGGGCTAAGATGTAGCGACGTTCGCCATCAGCATAAAGTACTAGCGCAATATTAGCACTACGATTTGGATCGTATTCTAAACGCTCTACTTTTGCTGGGATACCGTCTTTATTACGTTTAAAATCGACTAAACGATAGTGTTGTTTATGACCACCACCGATATGACGAACCGTAATACGACCACCATTATTACGACCACCTGATTTAGATAAAGACTCTAAAAGTGGTGCGTATGGCTTACCTTTGTGCAGGTCTTTGTTTACCACTTTGACAACGTGGCGACGACCTGGAGACGTAGGCTTACATTTTACAATAGCCATCTATAATTCCTCTACTCAGCGCCAGCGAAATCGATGTCTGCACCTTCAGCTAGACTAACGTATGCTTTTTTCCAGTCGCTACGGCGACCCATACGTTGACCAGTACGCTTGGTTTTACCCTTCACGTTTAGTGTGCGAACACCAGTAACTTCAACTTCAAACAGTTTTTGAACTGCCGCTTTGATTTCTGCTTTAGTCGCAGTACCTGCAACTTTGAATACCATAGTGTTATGGTTTTCAGCAGATAAAGTTCCCTTTTCAGAGATATGCGGGGCTAGAATAACTTGCAGTAAACGTGCTTCACTGATCATGCTAGGCTCTCCTCAATCTTTTTCACTGCATCTGCAGTTACTAAAACTTTATCAAATGCGATTAGACTTGCTGGATCAATACCTTGCACATCACGAACATCTACTTTGTAAAGGTTACGTGCTGCTAAGAATAGATTTTCATCTAATTCTTCGGTAATGATTAGAACATCTTTAAGATCCAGTTCTTTTAACTTCGCTTTCAGCTCTTTTGTTTTTGGAGCTTCAACTGTGAAGTTTTCTACAACGATTAGACGATCCTGACGAACTAATTCAGACAGAATGCTTCTCACTGCGCCACGGTACATTTTTTTGTTTACTTTTTGGCTGTGATCCTGAGGACGCGCAGCAAAAGTAACACCACCGCCAACCCAGATTGGGCTACGGATTGTACCTGAACGAGCTCGGCCAGTCCCTTTTTGACGCCATGGCTTTTTACCACCACCACGAACATCACTACGGGTTTTCTGAGCACGAGTACCTTGACGAGCACCAGCTGCATATGCAACGACCACCTGATGAACTAGGGCCTCGTTGAATTCACGTCCAAAGGTAGCGTCAGAAACTTCAAGTGCACTTTGTGCATCTTTCAATACCAATTCCATTACTAAATCCTTGGTTATGCTTTAACAGCAGGTTTAATGAACACATTGCCGTTTTTCGCACCTGGTACTGCACCTTTAATGAGCAGTAAGTTGCGTTCAACGTCTACGCGAACAACTTCAAGATTCTGAGTCGTAACACGCTCAGCACCCATGTGGCCAGACATTTTTTTGCCTTTAAAAACACGACCCGGTGTTTGACACATACCAATCGAACCATTAGAACGATGTGATAGTGAATTACCGTGTGTCATATCTTGTGTGTTAAAGTTCCAGCGTTTAACACCGCCTTGGAAACCTTTACCTTTAGACTGACCTGTAACATCTACTTTCGTATTTTCGTTGAAAAGCTCAACACTTAGCTCAGCGCCAACTTTGATATCTGCACCTTCGTTATCAGCAAGAGTAAACTCCCACAGACCACGACCAGCTTCTACACCTGCTTTCGCAAAGTGACCAGCTTCTGGTTTGTTTACACGGCTAGCTTTCTTAGTGCCAGCTGTTACTTGAATAGCTTGGTAGCCATCAGTATCAAGTGTTTTAACTTGAGTAACGCGATTTGGTGTACATTCAAGAACTGTAACTGGGATAGAAACACCATCTTCAGTGAAGATGCGAGTCATTCCAACTTTACGACCTACTAGACCGATTGTCATTGTTGTAACTCCTTATCTAACCCAAGCTGATTTGAACATCAACGCCAGCAGCTAGATCTAGCTTCATTAGTGCGTCAACAGTCTTTTCAGTTGGTTCTACGATATCAATCAAGCGCTTGTGAGTGCGGATCTCATATTGGTCACGTGCATCTTTGTTTACATGCGGTGAAATCAATACTGTGAAACGCTCTTTACGAGTTGGTAGTGGAATAGGACCACGTACCTGAGCACCTGTGCGCTTTGCAGTTTCAACGATCTCCGCCGTTGATTGATCGATCAATTTATGATCAAAAGCTTTAAGGCGGATACGGATTCTTTGGTTCTGCATGGACCAAAACTCCAATAGTTAAAAATACAACATACAAACAAACACCTGACGAACTATCTAAGATAGATCTCAAGTGCTTATTCAAACTAGTCGCTCCCCAATCGGGAGTCATTTTCGATAACCTAATAAAATGGTTATGGGCTTATTGCCCACCTACCATATCGGTAAGTGCGGTGCATAATACAGTAAATGTGAAGCAATGCAAGTTTTTCTTAACTTGAAATAGAAAAATTATCGTAAAGATCTTTTTCGGATCTTATGCCATTACATTTTATCCTTAAGGCGCTTTTTCTCAGTAGTTTGCGCTTGCTACAATGCTATACTTTCCACTCGAATCAATAAATAGGATCTCCTGTGCACGCGTTAATTTCACTTATCGATCATCTTCAACTACAGGCGCAGGCCAGCAACCATCGGCAAATATTACGCTTACGTGGAACAACCAGCTGGTGTTTTCAACAATGTAGCGTATTAATAGAAGATCTTCCGCAGCCCTATTTTTGGATTGGTGATGCACCGACAGGGGTCACAACAACGCCTTACCAAACAATATTAGGCCAAGAAACCCCCCTTCTCTTTATTAATGCTATTGCTGAATTTGATGCCAATGCTTTTGCAGCTGCGGAAGGCACCTTACGTGGAGGGGGATTATTGATATTACTTAGCCCACTCACTATCGATGACAGTGATTACTTTTATCATTTTATTGATAAGCAACTACAGCAATATAATTTCATCACAATTGCAGAAAATGCACCTATTGCTCAAATTAATAATACCTTCTCTCCTGCCACTTCTTCTTTTTCGATTAACACAAGGGAACAAGAATACGCAGTAAGGGCTATTGTTAAAACGGTGACGGGACATCGACGCCGTCCACTGGTTTTAACGGCAAATAGAGGAAGAGGAAAATCAGCTGCGCTTGGAATTGCTGCGGCAACACTACTCCGTAATGGGATAAAGAAGATTTTAGTTTGTGCACCGAGTAAACGCGCCACATTTACCCTTTTTAAACATGCAAGTTTATTACTGGGCAAGGAAGCGCATCAATATGCTATTATTAACGGTAACCAATCTATCCAATTTATCGCCCCGGATGCACTGCTAGAAAACAGACCAAATTG
This window of the Psychromonas sp. MME1 genome carries:
- the rpsQ gene encoding 30S ribosomal protein S17, with translation MSESTTRTLQAKVISAKMDKSIVVAIERKVKHPLYGKFIKRTTKLHAHDETNQCGEGDVVLISECRPLSKTKSWTLVEIVSKA
- the rpsN gene encoding 30S ribosomal protein S14, yielding MAKQSMKAREVKRAKLVCKFAEKRAALKATISNVNTSDEDRWSAVLQLQTLPRDSSPVRKRNRCNVTGRPHGYLRKFGMSRIKVREHMMRGEIPGLKKASW
- the rplP gene encoding 50S ribosomal protein L16; translation: MMQPKRMKFRKMHKGRNRGLSKGAEVSFGEFGLKAVGRGRITARQIEAARRAMTRHVKRQGKIWIRVFPDKPITGKPLEVRQGKGKGNVEYWVAQTQPGKVLYEMEGVPESLAREAFALAAAKLPVATTFVTRKVM
- the rplN gene encoding 50S ribosomal protein L14, giving the protein MIQMQSVLDVADNSGARRVMCIKVLGGSHRRYAAIGDIIKVSVKEAIPRGKVKKGDVHSAVVVRTRKGVRRPDGSVIRFDRNAAVMLNANNQPIGTRIFGPVTRELRNDNFMKIVSLAPEVL
- the rplX gene encoding 50S ribosomal protein L24 gives rise to the protein MAAKIKRDDEVIVITGKDKGKTGKISKVLTNGKVIIEGVNTVKKHQKPNPQAGVTGGIIEQEAPIQISNVAILNPTTGKADRVGFRDEDGKKVRFFKSNNELVK
- the rpsC gene encoding 30S ribosomal protein S3, which encodes MGQKVHPNGIRLGITKPFSSTWYAGTKDFADNLYSDFQIRKFLTEKLKNASLSKITIERPAKSVRVTIHTARPGVVIGKKGEDVEKLRSAIAKMAGVPAQINISEVRKPELDAKLVADSVSSQLERRVMFRRAMKRAVQNAMRLGAKGIKVQVSGRLGGAEIARAEWYREGRVPLHTLRADIDYSTSEALTVYGIIGVKVWIFKGEVLGGLLPQETEQQPSKPKRKSRGK
- the rplE gene encoding 50S ribosomal protein L5; amino-acid sequence: MAKLHDFYKDNVVSDLQKQFGYTSVMQVPRIEKITLNMGVGEALADKKVLENAAVDMAAISGQKPVITKARRSVAGFKIREGYPIGCKVTLRGVRMWEFFERLVTIAIPRVRDFRGLNAKSFDGRGNYSMGVREQIIFPEIDYDKVDKVRGLDITITTSAKTDEEGRALLTAFNFPFRK
- the rpsE gene encoding 30S ribosomal protein S5 yields the protein MAKVESQTGDLNEKLIAVNRVSKVVKGGRIFSFTALTVVGDGSGRVGFGYGKAREVPAAIQKAMEKARRNISEIQLKGNTLQHPIKGRHSGSKVYMQPASEGTGIIAGGAMRAVLEVVGVHNVLAKAYGSTNPINVVRATLDALENMNSPEQIAAKRGLNVTDILG
- the rpsS gene encoding 30S ribosomal protein S19, whose translation is MPRSLKKGPFIDLHLLKKVEKAMENGEKKPIKTWSRRSMIIPDMIGLTIAVHNGRQHVPVFVTDEMVGHKLGEFAPTRTYRGHVADKKAKK
- the rplF gene encoding 50S ribosomal protein L6 produces the protein MSRIAKAPITVPAGVEVKVNGQEITVKGGKGELVRTLHDAVVVKLEDGVVSFGPVEGVQGAWAQAGTARANVNNMIIGVSEGFKKTLLLQGVGYRTQVNGQDINLTLGFSHPVVYTLPKGISAAAPSQTELTIEGVDKQQVGQIAAEIRAFRPPEPYKGKGVRYANENVRRKEAKKK
- the rpsH gene encoding 30S ribosomal protein S8, which translates into the protein MSMQDPISDMLTRIRNGQAANKVSVKMPSSKQKVAIAAVLKAEGYITDYVVAGDTKPELEVTLKYFEGKKVIDTLKRVSRPGLRIYKGANDLPKVMAGLGIAIVSTSQGVMTDRAARKACIGGEIICYVS
- the rplV gene encoding 50S ribosomal protein L22: MEALAKHLFARSSAQKARLVADQVRGLSVEKALELLSYSPKKAAVLIKKVVDSATANAEHNEGADIDELYITKICVDEGPTMKRIMPRAKGRADRIMKRSCHITVVVSDRG
- the rpmJ gene encoding 50S ribosomal protein L36, with product MKVRASVKAICRNCKVIKRHGVVRVICVEPKHKQRQG
- the rplO gene encoding 50S ribosomal protein L15, which translates into the protein MKLNTLSPAAGSKPVAKRVGRGIGSGLGKTGGRGHKGQKSRSGGKVRPGFEGGQMPLKQRLPKFGFTSRKSLVSAEVRLNEIAKVEGDVVTIDTLKQAGLLVNTVKFAKVVLSGEISRSVTVEGLRVTKGARAAIEAAGGTIKE
- the rpmD gene encoding 50S ribosomal protein L30, which codes for MATKTIKITQTKSAIGRLPKHRATLTGLGLRRIGHTVELEDTPAVRGMVNKVYYMVKVEG
- the rpmC gene encoding 50S ribosomal protein L29; amino-acid sequence: MKANELKEKSVEELNAELLNLLRTQFELRMQLNTGQLEKPHSIKEVRRNIARVKTVLNQKAGA
- the rplR gene encoding 50S ribosomal protein L18: MDKKASRLRRATRTRKKLQDLGATRLVINRTPRHTYAQVITADAQVVASASTLEKEVRAQVSNGGNKEAAQLIGKLVAERAIEKGISKISFDRSGFQYHGRVAALAEAAREAGLQF
- the secY gene encoding preprotein translocase subunit SecY, with protein sequence MAKKPGLDPKAVQGSNLSELKTRLLFVLGAILVFRAGSFVPIPGIDAAVLANLFEQQKGTIIEMFNMFSGGALSRASIFALGIMPYISASIIIQLLTVVHPPLAELKKEGESGRRKINQYTRYGTLVLGTFQAIGIATGLPSMMPGLVENPGLSFYITAVVSLVTGTMFLMWLGEQITERGIGNGISIIIFVGIVAGLPQAIGQTAEQARQGELHLLALLALIVIVFATTAFVVFVERGQRRIVVNYAKRQQGRKVFAAQSTHLPLKLNMAGVIPAIFASSVILFPGTIAQWFGQSEGLSWLSDVSLALQPGQPLHMMLYAAAIIFFCFFYTALTFNPRETADNLKKSGAFIPGIRPGEQTSRYIDKVMTRLTLAGALYITFICLIPEFMMVAMNTQFYFGGTSLLIIVVVIMDFMAQVQTHLMSNQYDSVLKKANLKDYGK
- the rpsM gene encoding 30S ribosomal protein S13, yielding MARIAGINVPDHKHAVIALTAIFGIGKTTSRTICAAAGIAESTKLKDLDETQIEALRTEVANFTVEGDLRREVSMSIKRLMDLGCYRGLRHRRSLPVRGQRSKTNARTRKGPRKAIRK